The sequence acttgtgccctcaatttctgtcaaataaaatctttaaaaaaacaacaacaacaaaaaacgatGGTTGTGCAGAGTGATCACTGTACAATACCTGGCTGAAGCATCAGTGGGGTATAAGATCCAGTCCACTTTTTGCCAGCCATGCTCTGTGTCCCAGGACACAGAGGTGTCGCTTTCCAATTCACAGAGAAGCACCATCTTTCTGCCCAGGTGTTCCCATTTGGAGCAGGCACCTTTTCCTCACCTGCCCAATGGTGCTGTGAACCCTCAGCATTTCCTCTCTCATTGGAAGCTTTTTAAGTCTTAGTCAGCACTTAGTATATCCTGCTGAACTAGGTTTGGGTTCCTGTCCCAGTGTTATCATGAGGAAGACCTGAGAAGCTACTTAGGTCCGAAACCAGCTATTCTAACATAAAGTGAGGGTAAGATGGGCACTCTAGAGTTAAGAGGCAAATTTGGCTTAGTAGAATAATCTCAGCAGTCCCTAAAGTAGAATTACCCCAGGATAAAACTCCCTAATAGGGAAGGACTCTTCATGGTACTTGGTAGGGTGGAGTCACTTATCAGATGAGTAGGAGCAGACATCTTTAATAGTCCCTTCCAGCTCTAATGCTATGTGGGTCTAGTTGTTATGCTCCAACCAGGACGGTTCTTAAAATAGTCAAGGCAAAGCAAGAGATGAGATTTCAAGTGCTGATTCTGTGGTGCTGAATGACTTTAGGGCAGGCATTTAATCTTCACTTTTCTTATGTACACAAGTGATTTCAAAACCCTTGGCAAAAACAGTGCTGTAAAAATAGTTTATTGCTTAAAAAGAATACTGTTTTCAAAAAGTACCCCCTtccaatattttcaaataatttgcacagttcattcattcacacagCAGAAACATTGGAAATGAAAAAACAGTAAGAATATATGGCTTGTTATACATTTAACACAACTTAACCAGTGCAACCAACCTCTCAtcctggaggctctgggaaggCAAAGGAGCCATATACTCAAGGTTGTAACTACTGGAGATATCTGGGGTGGGTGCCTACGGCTTCTTGACCATCTGAGTCCTCAGGGATAGAATAGGAAATTCAATGAGGGAGCTGAAAATTTTCCAAGTAATTGTTAACATTCCATGCTGATACTCCCCAAAGGCTTGAAGGtaggaaaaaaatctgtcctcATCCCTCTTTCTATATGCAAAGGTCTCATTTACGCTTGTGAACCAGCTGGGGATCCACTATCCTACTATCCAAGCATCCTGGCAAATGCACAGCAGGCTGGAGACTCACCACCACAGAGGGTTTTCTTCCAGCCCCATGGGCTAATCTCTAGTTGGCAACACCCCTCAGAGTGGATGGTGGAGGTGAAGTGCCCCTTTCAGAGCCTCATCCACAGGGCAAAGCATTTGTTACTGCCCACATTGGCCCTACTGGCTGGCCATGCACCACAGACTCCTACCCTCAGTAGAAAAAGCTTtacattcttccttctccttgcATTACATTCTTCAAAGATTTCTAGGCTTGTGAACTGCTAGAGTTCAAGCTTCAGTGTTTACATAGCCCAAAGCCACTAAAAACCCCAGATTCCTTCTATTTATAGTATCATCCATGGAGGACCAGGCAACTGAAAGTCTAAAAATCCAAGGCATTCTCTCAGTAAGCGAAGAACATTCATGGGAATGAGATAGGTCTACGACactatgagaattttttttttctttttttttgaccaCCAAGAATAGATGTAGTCAACTGAGTGTTGGTTCTGAAGCAGCCTGCCTGAAGGCTCCACGGTACCCAACAGCATGGGGCAGTCCTCTGTGACATGTCCAGAGCCTGTGGGTAATGCTCTGTAACATGCTCCTTGATGGCAAAGCATGGAGTTTTGAAAACAGCTGGAAGATGTCTGGAGGCAAGTCTGGTGAATAAACCGGACAGTACCAGTACCATCGTGGACCCCAGAGGAGTGGTGGCCATGAGCAGTGAGCCTGAGCTCTTAGGCTGTCAGCTGGCCAAGGGCCACCGCCAGAGAAGCATTTCAGGCACATCTGGAGTAGTGGCGGCAAAACCACCAACAGGCCTCCCCAGAAGGACAACCTCTCATTTAAGTACGAGGCCTAGTGCTTTCTATAGTCCTACTGCTTAAATGAGCTAAGAATGAGGATGCTTTCCTgggtggaaaatattttatatgtgctTGGTAAGCAAAATGCCTCAAGAAAAAAAGTTCACCAATAAGAAGTTTCTATCAGTCTCTTACCTGAGAGTGTGAGGGTTATGACAGACAGAAAAGGCTGTATTAGGTACACATTTTCCTTCTCACAAAAAGGAATGGAGGCTAAGATTTCAGGTGCCATGCCCCCAACCTCCTCTTCTGGTCTTGTTTCTAATCCTGTAGTAAGTCCACGAAACAGGCCATCCAGTTGTGAGAAGACAGACCCAAAAAAGTATTTCCAGACTAGGAAGCCTAAGAGTTCCAGTGAGATCCTATGTCCAAGTCAGAAGAGCGGTTGAAGAGCTGGAAAACTAAAATCCCCAGTCCTCTGAGCTGCTGGAAGATTGGGGAGAGAGTATGGCACAGCCTCCTTGACCTGGAGACTCTGGAGGGTAGTTAACATTGTAAGTCAAAAGGCACTTCTAGCCTGGCTGAGTAAGTGGAGGGCACACTTTCTCTTCTGAAAGTAGAAATGAGCCCGGGACTGGCAAATTTAAGGCATTTAACCTTGGGCCagctctgtgggtcaggaacaCTCTGGTCCCTGGCTCCCTTCACCATCAGGCCCATCTCACTTATCTACCTCACTCACTTTCCCAGAATTCCTGGCACTGCAAGCTGTGGCTTAATGGATTCTAATGATGTAGTTGAAGTAGCTGCCTTGCCCCATTTCTGAGGTGGTAGATTTTCAGGGGTGTAGGCACAAACCAACAGTGCCCTCAGGTGTCCTTTAAGAGAAAAGTCGCTGAGATGGAACAGTCAGACTGATCTTGAGACCCTGATGTAGAAAAACCCCTGGGGCAGAGGGACTTTGGTTTCAAGAAGTCTTAGTGTTCATGGGCTCATTTAAACCCCAAAGTCACTGAGATTAGGTCAATTGTTGGAAATCTGCAGGGGGTTGAAACTGCGTTGCATAGGATGTCTTGTGGATGTCTCAGACCTTAGCTGGCCCTGCATCAGGGAAACAGGTCACTGAGTTGAAGACAGTGATATTCCTAGGATCTATATACTCTTGGGagataggaaaggagaaagaatggggcaggggcagggcagatgAGAGAGGCTCATTTCACAGCCCATTATAtgggcctttttctttctttttttttttcccccaaatagggCTCCAAATAGGCAATTATTGCTCACGTTGAATTTCCCTTTGTATGTACATTTGAGACTGTTAAATCACATTTGGAGAGTCAGTTTCAAGCTTGTTTTGATAATTCCCCTTTAACCTGAGCAAAGGATGGTCTGTTCAGAGCTAGGAATGAGGTTGAAAACTGGAATCCTGTAGCCCTAACCAAGGGAGGTTTTGCTGCAAGAAATCCTTACAGTTGAGTTCTGGTATCATCTTCCTAGGTCTCTTTATCTAGACAGTGCAAAGCAGAGCAATGTGAGAGAAACTTGCAAAAGCCATGGAAGGACAGGGAGACATGCTTGCAAGACAGTCTCAAAAATGAAAATCTCCCATGTTACTGGTATCAGAATTACTGGGAGAGCTTGTCAGAAAGGTAAACCCCCCAGAACTCCCCACCTCCAAAGTCCTGAGCAGTTGGGAGGTCCACAGTCACCTTGGGAGGTGGGATGGAACTGACGGGTTCTGAGACAAAGATGAGagaatggaaagaacaaagaaacagcTGAAAAAAAGGTCTAGGAAAACATGGATGGAAGTGAGCAGAAGCAAGGAAAAAAGGAACTGTAAAACTACAAACACGGTTCATTAAGTTGGATGGAACAGCAGCAGGTAGGTGTCCCACGGCATATGACCTCAGTAAGAAAGCAGCATGCTGGCACAAGGTTTCAAAAACCTCAGCTCTCCCTGGAATCTCTGCTTCTAGAACACCAAGTTAGCCAAACAAAATTCTCAAATTCCAGAATACTAAGCTGGTCAAATGGGCCAACATACAAGAAAGAATGGCCTGCAAAGCAGGTTTGTCCCTGTAACACGCAGTTCCTATGGATGTTGAGCTTggtgtgtaggggtgtgtgtgtgtgtgtgtgtgtgaagatcaGCTCAGACTGGTCCTGACACCCCCAATCCCTGGGCAGTGCATCCAGCCTGGTGAGAATGCCTTCAGCCTGGTCAGTGTCGGCTCTGGCGCTTTGTGATCTCCTCCTGGACGCGCAACTTGAGGGCCTCTCGCATTGGTGGATCCAGAGGCGTGTGTGCGGACACCTCCTCAATCACCCTTCCTGGATCATCGTCCTATGTGGAGGAAGAGTCAAGAAGCTCAGGGCTGGGCATCTTCTGGAAAGGGGACCTGCCCTGTCCCTAGACAACACTCTCACAGAACTCCCTTTGATTCACGGCTTCTTGCCAGTGCCTGCCATTTCCCAGGTGTCCCCCGTGATAGTGATTTTCAGCTGGGGGCCACATGCCCTCCCAGGGGCCTGCTGGGGATCACTGTGTGACAGGGGTGAGTTGTGCTCAAAACCATTGCCCAGCAGTCTACGCTCCTATGTGGAGCCGACACTTCCCAATGGCCCTGAGGGAAACAgtggctcaggctctggcagTGATTTCTAGCACGGCCCAGGACCTTCAGGCTGCAGCTATTTCCACGAGGCATACCTGATACACGATAACTGAGGTGACCTCTCCGCTGTCTGCCTCATATTCTAAACAGAAGAGCTGATGGCCAGAAGGTTCTGGCTCGGAGCTGCCACTACTGCTGCTTTCACTGGACTCCCCACAGTCTGGGTTGCTTAGGTGGGTCGAGCCATCTGGAAGGATGAATCACagtgagagggaagaggggaaggctGCTGGAGCCCCTGCCCACACGGAGGACACACGAAAACATACCATAAAGAAAGTCCCGATCTTCTCACGGGCTCTGTGCGTGTGTGTTATGTGTTAAGTGCGCACCCAATCAATAGTTTCATTTACCTTTGTTCCCTGCTCTGGGGCAGCACAATCCTATCATGTGATAGATACACCTACATCTTCATCTAGTGAATAAGCTTGCAAGGTAGTGGAGAGGTGGCCAGAGTcctacctgggttcaaatccaggctcTGTCACTTATTAGCTATgagagaccttgggcaagttagcCTCTCTGCTCCTGT comes from Neovison vison isolate M4711 chromosome 8, ASM_NN_V1, whole genome shotgun sequence and encodes:
- the C8H2orf68 gene encoding UPF0561 protein C2orf68 homolog; translation: MEAAPDPGPGLCCKPGGRLDMSHGFVHHIRRNQLARDDYDKKVKQAAKEKARRRHTPAPTRPRKPDLQVYLPRHRDGSTHLSNPDCGESSESSSSGSSEPEPSGHQLFCLEYEADSGEVTSVIVYQDDDPGRVIEEVSAHTPLDPPMREALKLRVQEEITKRQSRH